AGCAGGCCGAGGAACGTCGCCACGAGCGGCACGCAGACGACCCAGAGGGCCGTGTTGCGCAGCACGAGCTGGAACGAGTCCTGCGTGAAGGCTCGGACGTAGTTGTCGAATCCGATGTACTCCGAGCCGGTGCGGTCGAAGAACGACGTGTAGATGGTCCGCAGCCCCGGGTACACGAGCCCGAACGCGAGGAGCAGGACCGACGGGCCGAGGAACGCACCGATGACCAGTCCCTTCGGCGGGTTCTTGGGGCGGTCGACCGCGAAGAGCACCACGCCCATCACGACGACGAACAAGAGAATCGCCACAACCATGAGAACGAGCTTCTCGGTCGTGGTGTTGGCGTGCAGCAGCCAGTCCATCGGAGCCTCCGTGCCACCCGCCGGCTAGGGCGGGATCAGTTCAGGTCAGACATGGGGTTCCCGGTCTCCCCGGGGGCCGTGCGGACCGGTGGGGACCCACCCGCTCGGGTGAGCCCCCACCGGTCAGAGCATCAGTGCGTCAGGACTGGGGCCAGGAGGCCTCGATCGCGTCGGCGACCTCCTGCGAGCTCTTGTCCTCGGAGAAGAACTTCACCATCTCGGACCAGAACGTCCCGGTCCCGACCTCACCAGGCATGAGGTCCGAGGCGTCGAAGCGGATGACGGACTCAGGGTCGGCAAGGATCTCGGCGGACAGCTTGTCGAACTCCGTAGCGAGGTTGTCGGTGTCGAGACCGTTGTTGGCGCTGACCCAGCCGCCGTCAGGGGTGGTGACAGCCTTGACGTTGGCCCAGTCCGCGCTGGACAGGTACGTCTGGAAGGCCTGGACCTCGGGGCGGTCGCTGAACGCGGTGACGAACTCTCCACCGCCGAGGATCGGCTTCTCGCCCTCGGTCATCGCCGGGAGGTAGAACGCGAAGACGTCGCCGTCTTCAGAGACGTCCGTACCCGCGGGCCACTGCGTCTGGTAGAAGTTCGCCGCGCGGTGCATCCAGCAGTTGCCGTCGAGGATCGGTGCGCCTGCGCTGTCCCACTCGGTGGTCGCGATGGAGTCGACACCGCCGAGGCCGGCGTTGACGTAGTCCGGGTTCTTGAGGATGTCGGCGACGTCGTCGAGCGCCTCCACGATCTGGGGGTCGTTGAACGGGATCTCGTGGGTGTACCACTGGTCGTAGACCTCGGGTCCGGCGGAGCGCAGGACGACGTCTTCGACCCAGTCGGTCGCCGGCCAGCCGGTCGCGTCACCGGATCCGATGCCCGCGCACCACGGCATGGAGCCGTCGGCGACGATCTGGTCGGAGAGCGCGATCATGTCGTCCCACGTCGTGGGGACCTCGTAGCCCGCGTCGGCGAACATGGTGGGCGAGTACCAGACGAAGGACTTCATGTTGGCGCCGAGCGGTGCTGCGTAGAACGTCCCGTCGACCGATCCGTAGCCCTTCCAGGACTCGGAGAAGTACGTGTCGACGTTCGCCGCGACGGCGTCCGGGGCTGCTACGGCGGCGTCGGTGTCAGTGACGATCGTCTTGAGGAGCCCGGGCTGCGGCAGGTACGCGATGTCGGGCGCGCTGCCGGCCTTGAGGCGGACGAGCAGCTGGGCCTCGAACTCACGGGAGCCCTCGTACTCGACCGTGACGCCGGTGCAGTCTTCGAACGGCTGGTAGGAGTCTTCCTGCGTCTTCTGCTCGGGCTCGACGATCGAGGTGTAGACCGAGACGCTGGTGCCGTCCAGGTCGCCGAACTCGTCGTAGGCGGCGCAGTCGATCTCGGGAAGCTCAGCGGTGGCAGAGGTGTCGTCGGTGCTGTCGTCGCCGCCGTCGTCGGCGCTAGGAGCACAGGAGGCCAGCACGAGGGCGAGCGCTGCCCCGGTGGCCAGTGCAGCAGAGCTGCGGCGCATTGAATTTCTCATCTTCGAGGTTCCTCACATCGTCATGATCGGCACGGTCGGGCGGTACGGCCGGGGACGACAGCGATGTCGGCACCCTTGCCTCCAGGACCCATGCAAGCGCTTACATGGGGGTTTCGCAACTGGTGTATCGATTCTCCAGGGTAACGATTCAGTCACGCATCCCCGGAACGGGGCGAACCGGTCGAACCCCGCACGACGAGCCTCGTCGGATGGATCACCTGCAGAGCCGACCCACCGCCGGCGATGAGCTCGAGCAGCAACGCCGCCGCCTGCGCCCCCTGACCCGACGCGTCCTGGGACACCGTCGTCAGGTCGACGAGCTCACCGAGGTCGTGGCCGTCGATCCCGATGACCGAGAGGTCCTCCGGCACCCGGAGCCCACGGTCCCGGGCAGCGAGGATGACCCCCATCGCCATCTCGTCCGACGCCGCGAACACCGCCGTGAGCTCAGGATGGGCGTCGAGCAGGGTATGGGTCGATGCCCTGCCGCCCGGGACGTCGAAGTTCCCGTTGATCTCCCAGCCCGGGAGCGGCGGCGACCCCGCCGCACCGAGCGCGTCGGCCCAGCCCGCCCGGCGCGCGTTCGGCGGTGACCACGAGTGGTGGTCGTCCGGCGTCCCCGACACGTGACCGATCGCCCGGTGACCCAGCGCGACAAGATGTTCCGTCGCCCGGGTGCCCGCAGCATGGTCGTCCAGACGGACCGTCAGGTGGTCGTCGCGGCCCGTCCCCACGAACGCCAACGGCTGCCCGAGGTCCTCCAGCGCCTGCACCTCGGCGTCCCGCAGCGGCATCCCCACGACGAGCGTGCCGTCGACCCGGCGACGCAGCACCCCGGGGTCGACCTCCCGCCGCGGCTGCTCCCGCGAGATGTCGAACGTATAGAGGAGCGCGTCAAAACCCACCGCGCGCAGCGTCCGCTCCGCACCCTCGATGACGTTCGCGAAGAACCACCGGTTCACCCACGGCGTCAGCAGGCCGATCGTCCGCATCCGCCCCGACGCCAGGCTCGCCGCAGACGGCGACGCGACGTAGCCGAGCGCCAGCGCCGCGGACCGCACCCGCTCGCGGGTCGCCGCCGACACGTTCGGCAGCCCCCGCAGCGCACGCGAGACCGTCGCCGTGGACACACCCGCAGCCCGCGCGACGTCCTCGATCCCCTGGACCACGACGTCAGCCCAGCAAGATGCTTCGCAGGACCGAGACGGCACCGTCGTCGAGGATCGAGCCCGTCACCTCGTCGGCTGCAGCGATGACCTGCGCCTCAGCGTGACCCATCGCGACGCCGCGACCGGCCCACGCGAGCATGTCGACGTCGTTGCCGCCGTCGCCGATCGCGACCGTGTGCTCGCGGGCGATGCCCAGCAGCCCGCGCAGACGCTCGAGCGCGGACGCCTTCGTCACACCGTGCGGCGCGACGTCCATCCACCGCGTGCTCCCGATGACGAAGTACGTGTCGACGAGCCCCAAGAGCCGCAACGCCTCCTGGAACTCCCGCCGCGGCGCCTGAGCGTCCGCAGCGACGACGCGCGCCGTCTCACGACCGTGGAACTCGTCGAACTCCGTCACCGTGTGCAGGCCGTGCAGCATGCGCTCGGGGAACACCTCGTTCACCCAGTACCCGACGCCGATCTCTTCGACCGCCACCTTCGCCAGCGGCATGTGCTCGCGCACGACCCGCAGGGCCTGGTGCGGGTCGAACATGACGACGTCGTCGAGCACGAACCCGTTCGTCGACTCCGGCGCGATGCGCGCGGTGACCGACCCGTTCGAGCACACGACCCAGCCGTCGTCGATACCGAGCAGCTGCACCACCGGCATGAGCGCGACGAGCGGCCGCCCGGTCGCGAGCACCACCTGGTGGCCGGCGGCGCGGACGTCCGAGACCGCGTCGCAGACCTCCTCCGACAAGAACTCGTCGTACGTCATGAGCGTGCCGTCGACGTCGAGCGCGACAAGCTTGCGCTCGACACCCTGCGCGACGAGACCCGGCGCCGTCGACGAGCCTCCGAGGTCGAAGGTCATCGGCTCGTCGGCTCCATGACCTCGAGGCCGCCGAGGTACGGGCGCAGGCCCACCGGGACGCGCACCGACCCGTCCGCCTGCTGGTGGTTCTCGAGGATCGCGACGATCCACCGCGTCGTGCCCAGCGTCCCGTTGAGCGTCGCGACAGGCCGGGTCTCCCCCGACGCCGTGCGCTCACGCATCCCGAGACGACGTGCCTGGAAGGTCGTGCAGTTGGACGTCGACGTCAGCTCGAGGAACCGCTCCTGCGTCGGCAACCACGCCTCGCAGTCGAACTTGCGCGCGGCGCTCGACCCGAGGTCGCCCGCCGCCGTGTCGATGACCCGGTACGGCAGCTCGACGGCCGCCAGCAGCTGCTCTTCCCACGCCAAGAGACGCTGGTGCTCCGCAGCAGCCTCCTCGACCGGGACGTACGAGAACATCTCGACCTTGTGGAACTGGTGCACACGGATGATGCCGCGCGTGTCCTTGCCGTACGAGCCGGCCTCGCGCCGGTAGCACGCGCTCCACCCTGCGTAGCGCTTGGGGCCGTCCGAGAGATCGAGGATCTCGTCCGAGTGATAGCCCGCGAGCGCCACCTCGCTCGTCCCCGTGAGGTAGAGGTCGTCCTCCTCGAGGTGGTAGATCTCGTCGGCGTGCTTGCCCAGGAAGCCCGTGCCGGCCATGACCTCCGGCTTGACGAGCGTCGGTGTGATCATCGGTGTGAAGCCGGCGGCGAGCGCCATGTCCATCGCGGCGTTGAGCAGCGCGAGCTCGAGGCGCGCACCGATCCCGGTGAGGTAGTAGAAGCGTGCGCCGGACACCTTGGCGCCGCGCGCGGTGTCGATCGCGCCGAGCCGCTCGCCCAGGTCGAGGTGGTCGCGGGGGGTGAAGCCCTCGGCGGCGAAGTCTCGCGGGGTGCCCTCGGTGCGCAGCACCACGAAGTCGTCCTCGCCCCCGGGGGGCGCTCCCTCGACGATGTTCGCGACCTGGTAGGTCAGCGTGTCGAGCGTCTTCTCGGCCTCGGCGGCCTCGCTCTGGAGCCCCTTGACCTGCTCGGAGATCCGCTTCGTGTGCGCGAGCAGCTCAGCCTTCTCGTCGCCCTTCGCCGCAGCCACCTGCTTGCCCAGCGACTTCTGCTCGGCGCGCAGCTGTTCGAACTCCGTGAGCGCAGACCGCCGTCGCGCGTCGGCGTCGAGCAGGTGGTCGACGAGCGCGGGGTCATCACCTCGAGCCGTCTGGCTGGCGCGGACGAGGTCGGGGTTGTCACGTACGACTCGGAGATCAATCACCGTGCAAGGGTATCCACTCGCCGCCGGGCACGTGGCGCACCACCCCGCACGAGGCACGACGGTGGGCCCCGCTGCGCGGCGAGGCGCGGTGGAGGGCCCCAGGGCCTACCGTGTGCGCATGGGACTGGAAGGTTGGCTGCTCACTGCAGCGCTCGTCGTCGCGCTCGTCGCGCTCGGCCTGACGCTCGTGCTCCTGCGGCAGCACGCCGCGCTGCGGGCGGAGCTCGCCGCGCGTGAGGCGGCGTCGTCCTCCGGTGACGTCTCCGTGCCGTCCGGGCCGCGTCTCGCGTTCGTCGCGAACCCGTCGAAGAACGGTGCCGCGGCGATCAAGGTCTCGCTGCTCGCGCGGTGCGCCGCAGAGAAGCTCCCGGAGCCGGTGTGGTTGGAGACGACGATCGAGGACCCGGGGGTCGGTCAGACGCGCGAGGCGCTGAGCCGCGGCGCCGACCTCGTCGTCGCGGTCGGCGGTGACGGGACGGTGCGAGCGGTCGCCGAGGGCATGGTCGGTACGGGCAAGCCCATGGCGCTGTTCCCGCTGGGCACCGGCAACCTTCTCGCCCGCAACCTCGACATCTCCGTCACGGACCGCGAAGAGGCGTTCCGCATCCTGCTCGACGGCACGGACCGGTCGATCGACGTGGGCTGGCTCCAGGTGCTCACGCCCGCGCCGGTCGACGACGTCGCCCCGGACGAGCCACCCGCCACCGAGGCCGCAGGCCCGCGCCACCTCGCGCCCGGACCGCACGACCCCGAGGCAGCGGCCCTCGCACCAGCCGACACGACGAAGCACATCTTCCTCGTCATCGCCGGTCTCGGCTTCGACGCCGCGATGGTCGCCGACGCCGACGCGACCCTCAAGTCCAAGGTCGGCTGGATCGCCTACTTCCTCGCTGGCGCCCGCCACCTCCACGGCCGCCGCCTCGACATGACCATCACGCTCGACGACCACCCGCCGGTCCAGGCGAGGCTCCGCACGCTCATGGTCGGCAACTGCGGAAAGCTCCCGGGCGGGATCACCCTCATCCCCGACGCCCTCATCGACGACGGTGTCCACGACGTCGCAGCCATCGACACCCGCGGCGGGATCATGGGCTGGGCCCAGCTGTTCGGCGAGGTCGTCCTGCAAGGGTTCGGCCTGAAGAACGACCTGCCGAACAAGATCGGCCGCATCGACCACGCACGGGCCGAGCGCGTGCTGCTGCACGTCGAACGGGCTGAGCAGGTCCAGGTGGACGGTGACGTCCTCGGACGCGCCGTCGAGGTCCGCACGTGGGTCGAGCCTCTCGCCCTCGTCGTCCGAGCACCGATCCCCCGGCTCAGCACGAGGTAGACCGCACACCCTCCACAGGTGTTCCACCCGACGCACCACCGTGCAGGCCTGGCAGCGACCAGGCCCCGTCTAGGCTGACGAGGTGAACCGCAACCCGATCCTCGTCTCCGCGCGCACCCCGGTGCGCACACGCGTCGGGAGCGTCCTCCTCCTCGTCACCCTCGGCCTGGGAGGCGGCGCAGGCAGTGCCGGCGCCCTCGAACGGCCGTCGCACGAGACCAGCACACCGACCGCCGTCACCGACGCTCCGTCGGTGACCACCGCGAGCCCGCTGACCGACGACCGCGTCCTGCTCGTCGGCACCGGCGGGATCACGTGGGAGGACGTCTCCGCAGAAGCGACCCCCACCCTGTGGGCGATCGCCGAGGCCGGCGCCGTCGGCAACCTCGTCGACCGGAGCGTCGAGAGCTCCACGTGCCCGGCCGACGGCTGGCTCGCGATCTCAGCGGGCAAGCGAGCCGGCGACTGGTTCAACGCCAAGTCCGTGCCCTGCCGCCTCCTGCAGAACACCGTCCCCGGCTCCGGGTCGACCGTCCCCGCGTGGGACGACTACCTCGCGGCAGTCAGCGAGCAGACCTTCGGGGCGGCGATCGGGACGTTCGGCGACGTCCTCGTCGCTACCGCCACCCCCGCGAGCGCCGTCGGCCCGGGCGCCGCGATCGCCCTCGCGACGTCCGACGGTGTCGTCGCCGGAAGCTACGCCCCGCTCTCCACAGGCACGACCGACCTCCAGGCCGACCCAGACCTCCGAGAGATCGTCGGCACCGCGCTCGACATGTCCGAGCTCGTCGTCGTCGACCCCGGATCGGTGCGCAACCTCGGGCACGCCGCGGAGCTCAAGCCGGTGCCCATAGCCGACACCGACGAGAGCCCCGACATGCCCGAGGAGGCCAACCCGCCAGGCCCGACCGCCCAGGTCCAGCACGCCGCCGACGTCGCCGTCGTCGACGCCCAGATCGGCGTCGTCCTCGACGCAGCCCGCGCGCACGACCCCGGGCTCGAGCACACGACCGTCGTCGTCGCGTCGCTCTCCGAGGCGAGCACCACCGCACGCATGCAGGTCGTCGCCGTCCTCGGCAGAGACCAGCAGCCCGGCATCCTCGAGTCCCGCTCGACCCGTCAGGACGGGTACGTCCAGACGACCGACGTGCTGCCCACGATCGCCGAGCTCCTCAGCCTCACCGAAGAGATCCCCCGGGGAACCCTCGTCGGCTCCTCGATGACAGGAGACGACTCCGGCGCCCCCGTCGAGGACCGCGTCTCGACCCTCGTCGACGACCAGACCCACGCCCTGGCGACCCGGCCGCTCCTCGAGGGGTTCTTCCTCCTCTACTGCGCGGTGAACCTGCTCCTCTTCGGGGCCGTCTCCTTCGCGTTCAGCCGTCGGTTCATGGCCGCCGTCGACCGTGAAGACGCCAAACGCCTCGGTGCCGCGACCGAGGAGCCTACAGACCGCAGCCTCGTCTCCCGTCTCGCACCGACCATCAGCCAGATGCCCGTCCAGGTGCTCACCGTCCTGCGTGGCGCGAGCATCATCATCGCCGGCGTCCCCGTCGCGACCCTCCTCGCGAACCTCACCCCCTGGTGGACCACGAGCATGCCGACGCTCGCCCTGACCGGGCTCGTGATCGGATGGGTCCTCATCATCACGGCCGCCGCCGTCCTGCCGCCCTGGCGGGCGTGGCTCTTCGGCCCCGTCGGCGTGGTCGCGACCATCACCGCCGTCGTCCTCGCCGTCGACGTCGCCACCGGTGCGCACATGCAGGTCTCCGCGCTCATGGGCATCCAACCGACCGTCGCCGGGCGCTTCTACGGCTTCAACAACACGGCCTTCGCGCTCTTCGCGACGACGACCGTCCTCGTCGCCGCGGCCGTCGCGAACCGGCTCGTCGCCAGCGGCCACCGCCGGCTCGCCGCTGTCGCGGTCCTCCTCATCGGCACGACAGCCGTCGTCCTCGACGGGTCACCGAGCATCGGCGCCGACTTCGGTGGTCCCCCGGCGCTCGTGCCCGCCTTCGCGATCCTCGCGCTCGTCGCCGCCGGGATCCGGCTCGACTGGAAGAAGGTC
This sequence is a window from Sanguibacter antarcticus. Protein-coding genes within it:
- a CDS encoding ABC transporter substrate-binding protein, which codes for MRRSSAALATGAALALVLASCAPSADDGGDDSTDDTSATAELPEIDCAAYDEFGDLDGTSVSVYTSIVEPEQKTQEDSYQPFEDCTGVTVEYEGSREFEAQLLVRLKAGSAPDIAYLPQPGLLKTIVTDTDAAVAAPDAVAANVDTYFSESWKGYGSVDGTFYAAPLGANMKSFVWYSPTMFADAGYEVPTTWDDMIALSDQIVADGSMPWCAGIGSGDATGWPATDWVEDVVLRSAGPEVYDQWYTHEIPFNDPQIVEALDDVADILKNPDYVNAGLGGVDSIATTEWDSAGAPILDGNCWMHRAANFYQTQWPAGTDVSEDGDVFAFYLPAMTEGEKPILGGGEFVTAFSDRPEVQAFQTYLSSADWANVKAVTTPDGGWVSANNGLDTDNLATEFDKLSAEILADPESVIRFDASDLMPGEVGTGTFWSEMVKFFSEDKSSQEVADAIEASWPQS
- a CDS encoding LacI family DNA-binding transcriptional regulator; translated protein: MVQGIEDVARAAGVSTATVSRALRGLPNVSAATRERVRSAALALGYVASPSAASLASGRMRTIGLLTPWVNRWFFANVIEGAERTLRAVGFDALLYTFDISREQPRREVDPGVLRRRVDGTLVVGMPLRDAEVQALEDLGQPLAFVGTGRDDHLTVRLDDHAAGTRATEHLVALGHRAIGHVSGTPDDHHSWSPPNARRAGWADALGAAGSPPLPGWEINGNFDVPGGRASTHTLLDAHPELTAVFAASDEMAMGVILAARDRGLRVPEDLSVIGIDGHDLGELVDLTTVSQDASGQGAQAAALLLELIAGGGSALQVIHPTRLVVRGSTGSPRSGDA
- a CDS encoding HAD family hydrolase; its protein translation is MTFDLGGSSTAPGLVAQGVERKLVALDVDGTLMTYDEFLSEEVCDAVSDVRAAGHQVVLATGRPLVALMPVVQLLGIDDGWVVCSNGSVTARIAPESTNGFVLDDVVMFDPHQALRVVREHMPLAKVAVEEIGVGYWVNEVFPERMLHGLHTVTEFDEFHGRETARVVAADAQAPRREFQEALRLLGLVDTYFVIGSTRWMDVAPHGVTKASALERLRGLLGIAREHTVAIGDGGNDVDMLAWAGRGVAMGHAEAQVIAAADEVTGSILDDGAVSVLRSILLG
- the serS gene encoding serine--tRNA ligase — translated: MIDLRVVRDNPDLVRASQTARGDDPALVDHLLDADARRRSALTEFEQLRAEQKSLGKQVAAAKGDEKAELLAHTKRISEQVKGLQSEAAEAEKTLDTLTYQVANIVEGAPPGGEDDFVVLRTEGTPRDFAAEGFTPRDHLDLGERLGAIDTARGAKVSGARFYYLTGIGARLELALLNAAMDMALAAGFTPMITPTLVKPEVMAGTGFLGKHADEIYHLEEDDLYLTGTSEVALAGYHSDEILDLSDGPKRYAGWSACYRREAGSYGKDTRGIIRVHQFHKVEMFSYVPVEEAAAEHQRLLAWEEQLLAAVELPYRVIDTAAGDLGSSAARKFDCEAWLPTQERFLELTSTSNCTTFQARRLGMRERTASGETRPVATLNGTLGTTRWIVAILENHQQADGSVRVPVGLRPYLGGLEVMEPTSR
- a CDS encoding diacylglycerol/lipid kinase family protein; this translates as MGLEGWLLTAALVVALVALGLTLVLLRQHAALRAELAAREAASSSGDVSVPSGPRLAFVANPSKNGAAAIKVSLLARCAAEKLPEPVWLETTIEDPGVGQTREALSRGADLVVAVGGDGTVRAVAEGMVGTGKPMALFPLGTGNLLARNLDISVTDREEAFRILLDGTDRSIDVGWLQVLTPAPVDDVAPDEPPATEAAGPRHLAPGPHDPEAAALAPADTTKHIFLVIAGLGFDAAMVADADATLKSKVGWIAYFLAGARHLHGRRLDMTITLDDHPPVQARLRTLMVGNCGKLPGGITLIPDALIDDGVHDVAAIDTRGGIMGWAQLFGEVVLQGFGLKNDLPNKIGRIDHARAERVLLHVERAEQVQVDGDVLGRAVEVRTWVEPLALVVRAPIPRLSTR